TCCCTTTTCAATTTCTGAAACCTTTCAGCAAAGGAATACAAATTCTTCTGTTAATGAATCTTTAAAGAGGGTAGAAGAAATACAAAAACTTTGTTTAATGCAAAACAAGAAGCTTGTTATTTATATTTCCATGGCTTTTGGAAACCCTTATGGAGATGAATGGAACAATGAAATAGTAATTCAATGGACCAGAAAAATAGCAAGTATGGGTATTCAAATAATTGCTTTGTCTGATACCATTGGCATAGCTGAACCTTCCAGTATTTCTCATCTTTTTTCTGCAATTATCCCTGAATTTAAAGATATAGAAATAGGCGCTCATCTTCACACCACTCCTTTTACCTGGGAAGAGAAAGTTCAGGCAGCATACAACAATGGATGCAAAAGATTTGATTCAGCCATAAAAGGATACGGAGGCTGTCCTATGGCTAAGGATGATTTAACAGGAAATATGCCAACTGAAAAATTGCTGGGTTTTTTTAAATCACAAAATATAGAAACAGGAATCAATTCAATTGCTTTTGATAAGGCAATGGAAATTGCTGAAATTACTTTTCCTCAATAAAGGAAAAACCCTGCGTTTTTGTTCATGAGGGCTTAAATCCTTTGCATTACTGCAAATAGTTAAAGTCGTAATTATTATTTAACTTTATTATTCAGGTGAATCTTTTTACCTGCAATTTTAAATTAACCTTTAATTATAAAAATTTATGCCTACACGTAAAGCAAGTGCTCAATGGTCAGGTGACCTAAAACAGGGTTCAGGGAAAATAACAACAGGTGGAGTTATTAAAAATGCAGAATATACATTTACATCGCGTTTTGAGGATGGGGTTGGAACAAATCCTGAGGAATTACTAGGATCTGCTCATGCAGCTTGTTTTTCAATGGAACTTGCAAGCAAATTGTCAGCTGATGGTTATTCTGTGGACACCATTAACACATCTGACAGCATACATTTAGAGAAAAATGGAAATGGTTTTTCCATTTCGAAAATTGTTATTAACTGCGAGGCAAAAGTGCAGGGAATTAACAAGGAAGAATTTTTAAAATATGCCGAAAATGCAAAGAATAATTGCATTATCTCAAAAGCATTAACTGGAGTAAACATGGAATTGGAGACTGTATTAAAATAGATTTTAATGTAATGCGTTAAAACTATTTCTTATTCTTGCAGCAAATTTCATCTTACTTGTGAAAAAAGCAGGTCTTGTATCCTTGTTTCTCTTATTGATTTTTTCTGGTTTCAATTATATTGAAAGCCGGAATGATAAAGTAGACAGAAGTCTTCGTTTGTACGATGCTTATTTCCGTACATTAATGGAGAATTACGTAGATGAACTTGATCCCCAAATTGTTATTCGAAAATCAATTGATGCAACAAATGCCTCAATTGATACCTATACACGATTTTTTGATTCCACCGAAACCCTTGACAGGACAAGACAATGGCAGGGGATCCTTTATGGAGGGATAGGAATTGATTTAATTGACAGAAACGGTTCGGTACTTATAACGGGGGTTAAAGAAAATTATCCGGCACAAAAAGCGGCCATATTTCCTGGCAACATTATTTTATCTATTGATAGTAATTCAATTAAAGGGAAACAATTTGCGGAAGTTGTAAATCTAATTCGTGGTGAAGTTGGAACTGAAGTTTCTTTTACCCTGGCAAATTCAACAGATACTGTAATTAAAAAATTAGTTAGGGTGCAGGTCAAAAGTGAACCCGTTCCTTATTCTTTTTTAATTGATGAAAATACTGGCTATATTAAATTCAATCATTTTCTTAAAGGTTCCTCAAATGCTTTTAATGAATCCCTGATCGAGTTAAAAAACAAGATAAAACTAAAAAACCTCATTGTGGATTTAAGGGGAAACTCTGGCGGATTAGTGGATGAGGCAGTTAAATTACTTTCTTTTTTTATCCCTGATGGAAAGGAAGTTTGTTCGCTTAAAGGATTTAATTCAGGCAGCAACTATTCTTATTATACTTCTGGGAATCTTGCAGATACAACTTTATTCCTAATTTTATTGACAGATGAAAATACTATTTCCGCTGCTGAGATTTTTGCCGGAGCAATTCAGGACTATGACAGGGCAGTAATTGTAGGAAGAACAACCTTTGGTAAAGGCCTTGTACAAGGAACGCGTTTTCCCGGAGCAGGAACAAGTCTTTACATTACAGCTGCCAGATATTATACACCTTCCGGAAGAGGTATTCACAGATTTAATAAACCTAATAATTTTGATAGATTGTTTTATTCAAACAATGGAAGGGAGCTTAAAGCAGAAGGAGGAGTTTCCCCTGATGTATTTATGGATGCAAAAAAAGTTCCTCCGATCATTAAATCTTTAGAATTGAGTTTTTTGCTTTTTGATTATGCAAACTATTATAAAAAGTTAAATCCTAAGATAATAAATGGAACAGGGTTTTCTTTTGAGGATAAGGTTTTGAATGATTTTATAAAATTTGTATGGGAAAGACAAGATGAGCTAAAATTACCATCAGATAAAAAACTGGGAGAATTAATTGAAGTTTTAATCACTGAAAACCAAGAAAATCCCACATCAAAGGAGATTGAAAAATTAATGCAAAACATGCGGAATCAAAAAGCACTAATGCTAAAAAAATATAAAAAAGAAATAAAGGTGCTTCTGGAAAGGGAAATTTTAAAAAGATATTATTATTCATCGCTTATAGCTTCACGGGAAGCCCAACAGGATGAATTGATTCAAAAATCGCTTAGTTTATTTAAGGATACTGTTGAATATAAAAAGATATTAAATCTGAATAAGTAAGATTTATATCCCAAGAGAATTGAATAAAAAAAGCCTGAATACAGGGGTTTTTAGGTATGAATCATTTGCAACAATAAAGGATAATTATTGTTTTTTTGCAAGCGATTCGCTAATAATGCTGATCCCCTTTTCTTCCAGTTTAATTATTTTTCCTTTATACAGTTTCCCGATTGCTTTTTTAAAGGCTTTCTTACTCATTCCTGCTGTTTCCTTTATTTCTTCAGGACTGCTGTTATCGGTAAGTGGAAGATAACCATTATGTGATTTTAATATTTTCAGTAATTTCTCACTGTCTGTATCAATTTTTTCTAGGCCTGATTTTTCAAGTGATAGATCTATTTTACTATCCTCCCGCACCTTTTTAACCCATGCCTTTAGCTTATCACCTATAAAAAGTTTTTCAAAAACTTCATTCTTGTATAACAATCCCTGGTAACGATTGTTTACAATTGCTTTAAAGCCTAAATCTGTAACTTCGTATATTATGATATCAGCAGGATCACCATCTTCTAAATAAATGTTCTTTTGCTGCAAATGCTTGTCTATTTTTGCAGATCCAACAATTCGGTTGGTAAGTTCATCCACATAAATTGCAACAACATATTTTCTCCCAAGTTCCATTTTTTTACGCTGCTCATTAAAGGGAACCAAAAGATCTTTTTCAATTCCCCAATCAAGGAAAGCCCCTGAACCGGAAGTATCAACAACTTTAAGGTATGCGAATCCACCAACAGTTGCAGCAGGTTTAAGGGTAGTTGCAATAATCCTGTCTTCAGAATCCCTATAAACAAACACATTAATTAAATCTCCGGGTTTTAATCCCTCTGGAGCATATTTTCCAGGAAGCAAAATCCCTTCTTCTCCATTATCCAAATAAAATCCGAAATCAACTTGTCGGAGCACCTCCAACTCGTTAAATTTACCTAGTTCAACCATTTGGCAAAGATATAGTTTAATCAGCAGATATAAAAATATACACTTTCTTCCAAATTCTATTTTTACTTTTAACTTTATCAACTATTATGAGCAAGGAAACAATAGAGTCTTTATTGAAACTGCAAAACTTGCTATTGGTTGAAAAGGAAGAGGATTTTCGCCAATACCAGGATAAATTTTTAAGAAGCAGCTTAAGCCAGAGAAGGGAAAATGGATTTACCTGGTATCCAATTCGAATTACTTCTTCTGATATTGGTTTGGGGGAATATTTAATTGTTGAGGTAGAAAGAACCTCAGGCATGGATGAGGCTCATCAAATGCAGGTAGGAAAAAATGCCGAGCTCTTTACCTCAAACGATGCCTATTCAAAGGAATCAGTTAGTGGAATTATAAAAAATGTTAGCAAAAACAGGCTCAAAATTGCCCTTACAATTGATGATTTGCCCGACTGGGCAACTGAAGGAAAATTGGGAATCAATCTTTTGTTTGATGAAAACAGTTACCGGGAAATGAATATTGCTCTTAAAAAGGTTATTCTTGCTGAGGATAGCAGACTGGCTGAATTAAGAGAAATTCTTTATGGTACTAAAAATGCAACTTTCAATAAGGAAGATGATGCTATAAAAATTAATGCCTTAAATGATTCACAAAACAAGGCCGTAAGAAAAATAGTTGCAGCAAAGGATTTAGCAATCGTACATGGTCCTCCGGGAACAGGTAAAACTACTACAATGGTAGAAGCAATAATTCAGGTTTTGAAAACAGAAAAGCAAGTATTGGTATGCAGTCCCAGCAATCTTGCCGTTGACCTTATGACTGAAAAATTAGCAGAAAAAGGCATTAATGTTTTACGGTTGGGAAACCCCGTTAGAGTGTCGGAAAATTTGTTGAAAAACACACTTGATGCAAAGGTTGCAGCCGATCCTTCCTTTAAGGAAATTAAACAATACCGCAAGCAGGCCGATGAATACCGAAATATGGCATCAAAGTATAAACGAAGTTTTGGTAAGGCTGAAAGAGACCAGCGCAGAATGCTGCGCCAAGAGGCAAAGGAAATTCTAAAACAAGCAAGGACCATTGAAGAATACATAGTAACACTGCAGTTTGATAAAGCACAAGTTATAGCCTGCACACCAGTAGTTTCTTCAGGAAGATATTTAAGGGACAAGATTTTTGACACTGTTTTTATTGATGAGGCCGCACAAGCACTGGAACCGGCATGTTGGATTCCAATTTCAAGATCAAACCGAGTGATTTTTGCAGGTGATCATTTTCAATTGCCACCAACAGTAAAATCAAAAGCTGCTGAAGCTGGTGGATTAAGTAAAACCTTGTTTGAAAAATCAATTTCTTCTCCTGGTGTTTCTGTTATGTTAGAAATTCAGTACAGGATGCATGAACACATTATGGGATTTTCCAATGAGAAATTCTATGGTGGAAAACTTCTGGCTGATGATTCAGTAAAAAATAATCTTTTGAATTATGACACTTCAGAGCCATTACTTTCTATGGCACTTGAATTTATTGATACTGCTGGATGTGGGTATTCAGAAGAATTAAATCCGGAATCCTTAAGTTTTTCTAATCCTGAAGAAGCCCGTTTACTCATCAAACATCTTTCTATGGTACTGGAAAAGTATTATTCCAAAAATAGTGAGCCTGTTTCAATTGGTATTGTTTCCCCTTACAAGGAGCAGGTTCAATTTATCAATGATGAACTTGCAAATCATGAGTATTTAAATCAGCACCTTGCTAGTATTGCAGTTAAAACAGTAGATGGATTTCAGGGGAGAGAGCGTGATATCATATACATTAGCATGGTAAGAAGCAACGATACTGGTGAAATAGGCTTTTTAAATGATATTCGAAGAATGAATGTTGCTCTTACACGTGCAAGAAAAAAACTTGTAGTTATTGGCGATAGCGCAACACTTGCTTACAACAATTTTTACAAGGATTTTTTAACCTATGTAGAATCAATAAACAGTTATAAAAGTGGCTGGGAGTATATGGATTGATAAATTAGTTTTATAAAACCCAACCTTAGTCTGAAAACATAAAAAACAATGAATGGATAAAGGGTAAAACCTAGACATTTCTATTATAAATGAAAGATCAAGTTGCTTAAATAATGCAATTCAGATTATATTTATGCCACTTTCATTTAACCATAAAAAATTTTATTAATTAATTAAGACAGACCTCATAAAAAAAACACAGAGAAAATAGCAAATGCTTTTTTTTATTCTTTGTGTTTTTAAGAAAGCATTTCTTATTTTTGAAAAAAATACACAATGCATCTTTTTTATACTCCTGATATTAATTCAGATCTTTACATTTTATCAGAAGAAGAATCAAAGCATGGGGTGAAAGTTCTACGGCTTAAAAACGGGGACCAAGTAGAATTGATTGATGGTAAAGGAGGTTGGTACAGGGCTGAAATAACAGATGCACATCCAAAAAGGACCCTTGTAAAAGTGCTTAATAAAAAAGAAGAATTTAAAAAACGAAGTTATAAACTGCATATAGCACTTGCCCCAACAAAGAATTCGGTGAGAACCGAATGGTTTTTGGAAAAAGCAACAGAAATAGGAATTGATAGTGTAAGCTTTATTCATTGCAGAAATTCAGAAAGAGTGGTTGTGAAGACTGATCGTTTAAATAAAATAGTAACTTCAGCGGTCAAGCAATCCCTAAAAGCATATCATCCTTTGCTTAATGAACTTGTTTCCTTTAATGAAATGCTTAATGAGGCAGAAAACTTTAAGGGTCAAAAATTTATTGCTCATTGTAGGGAGGAACAAAAGGATCATCTATGCAAATTGTATAAAGCAGGAAAAGATGCATTGATACTTATTGGTCCGGAAGGAGACTTTACAAGAGAGGAAGTAAACATGGCGATGACAAGTGGTTTTGAACAAATAAGTTTAGGGAATAGCCGTTTAAGAACTGAAACGGCAGCCCTGGTTGCTTGCCATACAGTGAGCCTTATAAATGAAAAATGCAGTTAAGATTTATCATTTAAATCATAATTAAAATAGGTGTTAGATATTTAGAATAGACTGAATGAGGAAAATACTTTTTATACTTTGCATAATTGCTTGTGAGCCTGTTTTGGCTCAAAATAAATATGCTTTTCAAATTGCCGTTCTAAAATACGGTGGAGGTGGAGATTGGTATTCCAACCTTGCTACCTCCTTACCAAACCTGATTAAATTTTGCAATAAAAACCTCAACACAAACATCAACCCCGAACAGGCCATAGTAGAGGTAGGCAGCGTAGAAATTTTCAATTATCCTTTTGTTCACATGACCGGACATGGCAATGTGGTTTTTTCAAACAGCGATGCTGAAAACCTGCGCAGGTATCTTTTGGCAGGAGGCTTCCTGCATATTGATGACAATTATGGAATGGATAAATTTATCCGCCCGCAAATGAAAAAAGTTTTTCCTGAACTTGATTTCGTTGAACTTCCTTTTGCTCATCCAGTTTATCATCAAAAATATATTTTTAAAAATGGTTTGCCCAAAATACATGAACATGACCAAAAACCTTCCCAGGGTTTTGGATTGATTTATAAGGGAAGGTTAATATGCTATTATTCTTTTGAAACTGATCTTGGTGATGGATGGGAAGATGCTGAAGTACATAACAATACTGAAGAAACCCGCAGCAAAGCACTGCAGATGGGGGCCAATCTTTTGCAATATGTTCTTTTGAATAATCCATAATTCCATTGAACTTACAGAGCTTACTTGATCCGGAAATTCAAAAATTTATTATTGAACACCAATATGATGATTTAAGGTTATTGGCTCTTAAACTATCATCGGATAAAAATCCTTTTGGAAAGGAAATTTTAAACCAGGTTCAAGGAAGACAAAAAGCAAAAAATAAAATTCCGGATTGGCTTCAAATTCCAAATGTTTTATTTCCAACAGGAATTTCAATTGAACAATCCTCTTCTGAGGCTACTGCA
This is a stretch of genomic DNA from Bacteroidota bacterium. It encodes these proteins:
- a CDS encoding hydroxymethylglutaryl-CoA lyase — its product is MQGIKEFIQTEKKAAYINQLLKVGFHTIDFGSFVSSKAIPQMQDTEKVLKMLDLSSTSSKLLAIVANLRGAEQAADFDEITYLGFPFSISETFQQRNTNSSVNESLKRVEEIQKLCLMQNKKLVIYISMAFGNPYGDEWNNEIVIQWTRKIASMGIQIIALSDTIGIAEPSSISHLFSAIIPEFKDIEIGAHLHTTPFTWEEKVQAAYNNGCKRFDSAIKGYGGCPMAKDDLTGNMPTEKLLGFFKSQNIETGINSIAFDKAMEIAEITFPQ
- a CDS encoding OsmC family peroxiredoxin codes for the protein MPTRKASAQWSGDLKQGSGKITTGGVIKNAEYTFTSRFEDGVGTNPEELLGSAHAACFSMELASKLSADGYSVDTINTSDSIHLEKNGNGFSISKIVINCEAKVQGINKEEFLKYAENAKNNCIISKALTGVNMELETVLK
- a CDS encoding PDZ domain-containing protein, with product MKKAGLVSLFLLLIFSGFNYIESRNDKVDRSLRLYDAYFRTLMENYVDELDPQIVIRKSIDATNASIDTYTRFFDSTETLDRTRQWQGILYGGIGIDLIDRNGSVLITGVKENYPAQKAAIFPGNIILSIDSNSIKGKQFAEVVNLIRGEVGTEVSFTLANSTDTVIKKLVRVQVKSEPVPYSFLIDENTGYIKFNHFLKGSSNAFNESLIELKNKIKLKNLIVDLRGNSGGLVDEAVKLLSFFIPDGKEVCSLKGFNSGSNYSYYTSGNLADTTLFLILLTDENTISAAEIFAGAIQDYDRAVIVGRTTFGKGLVQGTRFPGAGTSLYITAARYYTPSGRGIHRFNKPNNFDRLFYSNNGRELKAEGGVSPDVFMDAKKVPPIIKSLELSFLLFDYANYYKKLNPKIINGTGFSFEDKVLNDFIKFVWERQDELKLPSDKKLGELIEVLITENQENPTSKEIEKLMQNMRNQKALMLKKYKKEIKVLLEREILKRYYYSSLIASREAQQDELIQKSLSLFKDTVEYKKILNLNK
- a CDS encoding GntR family transcriptional regulator; the protein is MVELGKFNELEVLRQVDFGFYLDNGEEGILLPGKYAPEGLKPGDLINVFVYRDSEDRIIATTLKPAATVGGFAYLKVVDTSGSGAFLDWGIEKDLLVPFNEQRKKMELGRKYVVAIYVDELTNRIVGSAKIDKHLQQKNIYLEDGDPADIIIYEVTDLGFKAIVNNRYQGLLYKNEVFEKLFIGDKLKAWVKKVREDSKIDLSLEKSGLEKIDTDSEKLLKILKSHNGYLPLTDNSSPEEIKETAGMSKKAFKKAIGKLYKGKIIKLEEKGISIISESLAKKQ
- a CDS encoding AAA family ATPase, yielding MSKETIESLLKLQNLLLVEKEEDFRQYQDKFLRSSLSQRRENGFTWYPIRITSSDIGLGEYLIVEVERTSGMDEAHQMQVGKNAELFTSNDAYSKESVSGIIKNVSKNRLKIALTIDDLPDWATEGKLGINLLFDENSYREMNIALKKVILAEDSRLAELREILYGTKNATFNKEDDAIKINALNDSQNKAVRKIVAAKDLAIVHGPPGTGKTTTMVEAIIQVLKTEKQVLVCSPSNLAVDLMTEKLAEKGINVLRLGNPVRVSENLLKNTLDAKVAADPSFKEIKQYRKQADEYRNMASKYKRSFGKAERDQRRMLRQEAKEILKQARTIEEYIVTLQFDKAQVIACTPVVSSGRYLRDKIFDTVFIDEAAQALEPACWIPISRSNRVIFAGDHFQLPPTVKSKAAEAGGLSKTLFEKSISSPGVSVMLEIQYRMHEHIMGFSNEKFYGGKLLADDSVKNNLLNYDTSEPLLSMALEFIDTAGCGYSEELNPESLSFSNPEEARLLIKHLSMVLEKYYSKNSEPVSIGIVSPYKEQVQFINDELANHEYLNQHLASIAVKTVDGFQGRERDIIYISMVRSNDTGEIGFLNDIRRMNVALTRARKKLVVIGDSATLAYNNFYKDFLTYVESINSYKSGWEYMD
- a CDS encoding 16S rRNA (uracil(1498)-N(3))-methyltransferase; translation: MHLFYTPDINSDLYILSEEESKHGVKVLRLKNGDQVELIDGKGGWYRAEITDAHPKRTLVKVLNKKEEFKKRSYKLHIALAPTKNSVRTEWFLEKATEIGIDSVSFIHCRNSERVVVKTDRLNKIVTSAVKQSLKAYHPLLNELVSFNEMLNEAENFKGQKFIAHCREEQKDHLCKLYKAGKDALILIGPEGDFTREEVNMAMTSGFEQISLGNSRLRTETAALVACHTVSLINEKCS
- a CDS encoding DUF4159 domain-containing protein: MRKILFILCIIACEPVLAQNKYAFQIAVLKYGGGGDWYSNLATSLPNLIKFCNKNLNTNINPEQAIVEVGSVEIFNYPFVHMTGHGNVVFSNSDAENLRRYLLAGGFLHIDDNYGMDKFIRPQMKKVFPELDFVELPFAHPVYHQKYIFKNGLPKIHEHDQKPSQGFGLIYKGRLICYYSFETDLGDGWEDAEVHNNTEETRSKALQMGANLLQYVLLNNP